A stretch of Geomonas oryzisoli DNA encodes these proteins:
- a CDS encoding YkgJ family cysteine cluster protein: protein MKDIYIKAATEEFETARNEIRRKSPVEALEASFGRMDRLIQETMASSDPKATCTKGCNYCCYFKIDLRAHEALVIAEYIKKRLKPPQVDRILATATANATQIRHLTVKEHLSRNFQCPFLHDGACSIYVVRPLKCRNFHQTDVLRCKKSFDEPHNLSVPNSFVLEVHAVGNGHADGFVKAAENEGYDSNVYELNTAILEAVSDSTFLKKYRKKKRTFLTAINVE, encoded by the coding sequence ATGAAGGATATTTACATCAAAGCGGCAACTGAGGAATTTGAAACAGCAAGAAACGAGATTCGGCGCAAATCCCCCGTAGAGGCATTGGAGGCCTCGTTTGGCCGAATGGACCGGCTTATACAGGAGACTATGGCAAGTTCTGATCCGAAGGCAACCTGTACAAAAGGATGCAATTATTGCTGTTACTTCAAAATCGATTTAAGAGCACATGAAGCGCTCGTTATTGCAGAATATATCAAGAAAAGGTTGAAGCCACCCCAGGTGGATCGAATATTAGCCACAGCAACGGCTAATGCGACACAAATCAGACATCTGACTGTCAAAGAACATTTGTCTCGAAATTTTCAGTGTCCCTTTTTGCATGACGGAGCTTGCTCAATCTATGTGGTTCGTCCTTTGAAATGTCGCAACTTTCACCAAACAGACGTCCTACGTTGTAAGAAGTCATTTGACGAACCCCACAACCTCTCGGTTCCAAATAGTTTTGTTCTAGAGGTCCACGCCGTTGGAAATGGCCATGCGGATGGTTTTGTAAAAGCCGCCGAGAACGAAGGTTATGACTCAAACGTTTACGAGTTGAACACGGCAATACTAGAGGCAGTTTCAGACTCCACTTTTCTGAAAAAATACCGCAAGAAGAAGAGAACATTCCTAACCGCCATCAACGTCGAGTAA